A genomic segment from Corythoichthys intestinalis isolate RoL2023-P3 chromosome 2, ASM3026506v1, whole genome shotgun sequence encodes:
- the ptk6b gene encoding protein-tyrosine kinase 6b: protein MDKCLRSACPALWQRLYGDKKAEVDGKTVSKPKPPPTPEPPADQKERGSMYEAMWDFNSRNSNELTFQKGDLFKVQSRSEDWWTVERLDEVGHPLDSGVVPGNYLKKSDMSVQVEPWNFGTMNRLEAQSHLMAPGNGPGAFLIRSSENHVGYVLSVRSSCRVKHFKITQTVDGLFDLDGMQQFTTLNQLVAHYCNNRLRVSNEDTLGEPCRPKQPPSEAQFPDDQWELPKEEFTLEDKLGSGYFADVYRGYWKSRIRVAIKIIKSDSELDHSEFQREVQILKRMRHRHLISLFAVCTASVPYYIITELMEKGSLLDLLRSPEGKQQDMTSLSDMAGQVADGMSYLEEHDFIHRDLAARNVLVGEDFICKVADFGLTQVIKEPICFAYQKAIPRKWSAPEAINHRQFSIKSDVWSFGVLLYEMVTYGDEPYPGLNGPEADELVSKGYRMPAPPACPPFLYEIMCKCWNADPNLRPNFWELKDQMYRIYEVDANVLMS, encoded by the exons ATGGACAAATGTTTGCGCAGTGCTTGCCCAGCTCTGTGGCAGAGGCTCTACGGGGACAAAAAGGCAGAGGTGGATGGCAAGACAGTGTCTAAACCGAAGCCACCACCTACACCAGAGCCGCCGGCTGACCAGaaggaaagaggaagcatgtatGAAGCCATGTGGGACTTCAATAGCCGGAACTCAAATGAGTTGACGTTCCAGAAGGGGGACCTGTTCAAGGTCCAAAGTCGCAGCGAGGACTGGTGGACTGTAGAAAGGCTGGACGAGGTCGGACACCCGCTTGACAGTGGCGTTGTGCCCGGAAACTACCTGAAGAAATCTGACATGAGTGTGCAGGTGGAACC ATGGAACTTCGGGACTATGAACCGCTTAGAAGCCCAAAGCCATCTCATGGCACCGGGAAATGGACCAGGAGCATTCCTTATCCGATCCAGTGAGAACCATGTGGGATATGTCCTCTCAG TGCGTTCCAGCTGTCGAGTAAAACACTTCAAAATCACCCAAACCGTTGACGGTCTCTTCGACCTAGACGGGATGCAGCAGTTTacgactttgaaccaattggtggCGCACTACTGCAACAACCGCCTCCGTGTCAGCAACGAAGACACACTGGGTGAACCTTGCAGGCCG AAACAACCGCCATCAGAAGCCCAGTTCCCAGATGATCAGTGGGAATTGCCCAAAGAGGAATTCACCTTGGAGGACAAGTTGGGAAGCGGCTATTTTGCAGATGTCTACCGAGGATACTGGAAGTCGCGCATTCGCGTGGCCATCAAGATCATCAAGAGCG aCTCGGAGCTGGACCACTCAGAGTTCCAGAGGGAAGTGCAGATCCTCAAGCGTATGCGTCACCGGCACCTCATCTCGCTGTTTGCTGTGTGCACTGCCTCTGTGCCGTATTACATCATCACAGAGTTGATGGAGAAAGGAAGCCTGCTAGACCTGCTCAGAA GTCCCGAGGGCAAGCAGCAGGACATGACCTCTCTGTCGGACATGGCCGGCCAGGTGGCTGATGGGATGTCGTACCTGGAAGAGCACGATTTCATCCACAGAGACTTGGCGGCTCGGAATGTTCTGGTGGGAGAAGACTTCATCTGCAAGGTGGCTGACTTTGGACTCACTCAAGTCATCAAG GAGCCCATCTGCTTTGCGTACCAGAAAGCCATCCCGCGCAAATGGAGCGCCCCAGAGGCCATCAACCACAGGCAGTTCTCCATCAAGTCAGACGTGTGGTCCTTTGGAGTCTTACTTTACGAGATGGTCACCTATGGAGACGAGCCCTACCCAG GTCTGAATGGACCGGAAGCAGACGAGCTTGTCAGCAAAGGCTACAGAATGCCGGCGCCTCCCGCTTGTCCACCATTCCTCTACGAAATAATGTGCAAATGCTGGAACGCTGATCCCAACCTGCGGCCCAATTTTTGGGAGCTGAAGGACCAAATGTACAGAATCTATGAGGTGGATGCTAACGTCTTAATGTCTTGA